From Sporosarcina sp. FSL W7-1349, a single genomic window includes:
- a CDS encoding protein adenylyltransferase SelO: MGTNKVGWNFDNSYSRLPESFYTKIEPVPVNSPELVILNDALAESLGLDLAALRGEGTAIFAGNQVLEGAIPLAQAYAGHQFGHFNRLGDGRAVLLGEQSTPSGDRFDIQLKGSGRTPYSRGGDGRAALGPMLREYIISEAMQALGIPTTRSLAVVTTGEPVYRETVLTGAILTRVASSHLRVGTFQYVAAWGTDEDLQILADYAIERHYPAIRSAANPYLALLEEVMKRQAKLISQWQLVGFIHGVMNTDNMTISGETIDYGPCAFMDTYDPKTVYSSIDVQGRYAYRNQPPIAAWNLSRFAEALLPLIDEDTEQAIEMAQEVISGFASLYQSEWLAGMRAKLGIRNEEEGDRTLFEALLDMMEEHEADFTNTFRALTFGTFEGSSLFQSSEFTEWHGNWQERLSRQPEGKDDSFKLMKDSNPAVIPRNHRVEAALSAAEQGDLSVMRRLLGILSTPYAHSPEQKEFANLPPRTMVPYQTFCGT, encoded by the coding sequence ATGGGAACTAATAAAGTAGGATGGAATTTTGACAATAGCTATTCCCGTCTGCCTGAGTCGTTTTACACGAAAATCGAACCGGTACCTGTAAACTCACCTGAACTTGTCATCTTGAACGATGCGTTGGCAGAATCCCTTGGTTTGGACCTTGCTGCGTTGCGAGGAGAAGGAACGGCTATCTTTGCGGGCAATCAAGTTCTGGAAGGTGCTATACCTCTTGCCCAAGCTTATGCCGGTCATCAATTTGGCCATTTCAATCGGTTGGGAGACGGTCGGGCAGTCTTGCTGGGCGAACAGTCGACGCCTTCCGGGGACCGTTTTGACATTCAGCTAAAAGGCTCGGGCCGGACGCCGTATTCCAGGGGCGGAGATGGCCGCGCGGCATTGGGACCGATGTTGCGCGAATACATCATTAGTGAAGCAATGCAGGCGCTCGGCATTCCGACGACCCGCAGCCTGGCAGTCGTGACCACTGGGGAGCCGGTATATCGCGAAACCGTTCTGACTGGCGCCATTCTCACTCGGGTGGCGTCCAGCCATCTTCGTGTCGGCACGTTCCAATATGTGGCGGCCTGGGGCACCGATGAAGATCTGCAGATTCTTGCAGATTATGCAATTGAACGGCATTATCCAGCCATTCGGTCTGCCGCGAATCCGTATCTTGCTTTGCTGGAGGAAGTCATGAAACGACAGGCCAAGCTTATTTCCCAATGGCAGCTCGTCGGGTTCATCCACGGGGTCATGAACACGGACAATATGACGATCAGCGGGGAAACAATTGACTATGGCCCGTGTGCATTCATGGATACGTATGATCCGAAAACAGTATACAGCTCCATCGATGTCCAAGGACGATACGCCTATCGCAATCAACCCCCAATTGCCGCATGGAATCTATCGCGATTTGCAGAAGCGTTATTGCCGTTGATTGATGAAGATACGGAACAGGCGATTGAAATGGCCCAAGAGGTGATTTCCGGTTTTGCTTCCCTGTATCAATCCGAATGGTTGGCGGGCATGCGGGCGAAACTGGGGATACGTAACGAAGAAGAAGGGGATCGGACCCTATTTGAAGCGTTACTGGATATGATGGAAGAGCATGAGGCGGATTTTACAAATACGTTCCGGGCCTTGACGTTCGGGACGTTCGAAGGTTCATCCCTTTTCCAATCGTCGGAGTTTACCGAATGGCACGGAAATTGGCAGGAACGGTTAAGCCGACAGCCGGAAGGCAAGGATGACTCCTTCAAGTTGATGAAAGACAGCAACCCGGCCGTAATTCCGCGGAATCATCGAGTGGAGGCCGCTCTTTCCGCAGCGGAGCAAGGGGATCTTAGTGTGATGAGACGGCTGTTAGGCATCCTTTCGACCCCCTATGCGCATTCACCAGAACAGAAGGAATTTGCAAACCTTCCACCTCGGACGATGGTTCCGTATCAGACATTTTGCGGGACATAA
- a CDS encoding MetQ/NlpA family ABC transporter substrate-binding protein, with translation MKKLSLVISMLALFVFVLAACGKNDDTAGEEKTNIKVGTSPGPYSLLFLEAVKPILEEKGYTVEQVEFNDLLQADVALADGGVDLNVDQHTAYMDNFNENKNADLVSLTPIPTVPAGLFPGKKTSLDELADGDTIGIPNDASNAARAYAILQKAELIKMKDGVEVMKATSQDIEENPRNLKIVEMDSAQIPRSLTDLDYGVVPGSIVYASNMDPSTKLVSEDVLDHLVLVAVTTEKNKDLPWAKDVAAAYQSDEFKAYMEEHNKDDYWFIPKELQ, from the coding sequence ATGAAAAAATTATCTTTAGTCATCAGCATGCTAGCATTGTTTGTGTTCGTTCTCGCTGCTTGCGGCAAGAATGACGACACAGCTGGGGAAGAAAAAACGAATATTAAAGTCGGGACATCACCTGGTCCGTATAGTTTATTATTTTTGGAGGCGGTTAAGCCGATTTTGGAGGAAAAAGGGTATACGGTGGAACAAGTAGAGTTCAATGATTTGCTTCAAGCCGACGTGGCGTTGGCAGATGGAGGCGTCGATCTGAATGTTGATCAGCACACCGCTTATATGGATAACTTCAATGAAAACAAAAACGCAGATCTTGTCAGTTTAACTCCGATTCCAACGGTTCCAGCGGGATTGTTCCCTGGTAAAAAGACTTCTTTGGATGAGTTAGCGGATGGTGATACAATCGGCATTCCGAATGATGCTTCCAATGCAGCGAGGGCCTATGCGATTCTTCAAAAAGCCGAACTTATCAAAATGAAAGATGGCGTGGAGGTAATGAAGGCAACTTCCCAAGACATCGAAGAAAATCCTCGTAACTTAAAAATTGTCGAAATGGACTCCGCTCAAATTCCTCGATCGTTAACTGACCTGGACTATGGCGTTGTACCGGGAAGCATTGTATATGCTTCCAATATGGACCCTTCAACAAAGCTAGTTTCTGAGGATGTATTGGATCATTTGGTATTAGTGGCGGTCACCACGGAGAAGAACAAAGATCTACCTTGGGCAAAAGATGTAGCAGCAGCGTATCAATCTGATGAATTCAAGGCGTATATGGAAGAACATAATAAAGACGATTACTGGTTTATTCCAAAAGAATTACAATAA
- a CDS encoding methionine ABC transporter permease, translating to MNGVSTELIIRSIYETIYMVSVSLLIGTLIGVPLGILLVMTRSNGIKPNRGFFTILNGFINILRSVPFIILLVAITPLTRFIVGQTYGSTAAIVPLCVYIFPFIARLVENSLLEVGQGIIELSKSLGASTFQTIRYFLLPEAMGSLVLTLTTATIGLIGATAMAGTIGGGGVGSLAITYGYERFNTFVIFLTVIILIIIVQIIQGFGNRLAKKLRHE from the coding sequence ATGAATGGCGTGTCAACCGAATTAATTATCCGATCTATTTATGAAACCATTTATATGGTATCTGTTTCTCTATTGATCGGTACACTGATCGGTGTTCCGTTAGGTATTCTATTGGTTATGACACGATCAAATGGGATCAAGCCGAACCGGGGATTTTTCACCATACTGAATGGCTTCATCAATATTTTAAGGTCGGTTCCATTCATTATTTTACTGGTCGCCATTACCCCATTGACACGATTTATTGTGGGGCAAACATATGGTTCAACCGCTGCGATTGTTCCTCTTTGCGTATATATATTTCCGTTTATAGCACGATTAGTCGAGAATTCATTGTTGGAGGTGGGGCAAGGCATTATTGAGCTTTCAAAATCCTTAGGCGCCTCTACGTTTCAGACGATCCGTTATTTCCTTTTGCCCGAAGCGATGGGCTCGTTGGTATTGACTTTGACAACCGCGACAATTGGGCTTATTGGGGCGACAGCCATGGCAGGAACCATCGGTGGTGGCGGCGTCGGAAGCCTAGCCATCACCTACGGATACGAGCGATTCAACACGTTTGTCATTTTCTTGACGGTCATTATTTTGATCATCATTGTTCAGATTATCCAAGGGTTCGGCAATCGATTAGCAAAAAAACTTAGACATGAGTGA
- a CDS encoding methionine ABC transporter ATP-binding protein translates to MIEFQGIHKEFKHKGKSMVALNDVSLKVERGDIYGVIGYSGAGKSTLLRMVNALEVPTTGKVMVKEKELGALSNHELSQVKKNISMIFQHFNLLESKTVFDNIAIPLILNKVTKKEIQNRVAELLDFVGLSDKKNSYPSQLSGGQKQRVGIARALVTNPEILLCDEATSALDPKTTVSILELLKRINEEFHITILVVTHEMEVIREICNKVAVMEQGQVIESGNVIDVFGNPQDRTTKEFVKTVIHDEMPQSIAQELRQSTRNKRVYQFKFFGKTTTNSLLYELAKKFDVESNVVFANVTELQGTTLGIFTVAFFGEDTEIDRVYQYVKEKDIPVQEVRL, encoded by the coding sequence TTGATAGAGTTTCAAGGGATTCATAAAGAATTTAAACATAAGGGAAAGAGCATGGTCGCTTTAAACGATGTTTCCTTGAAAGTTGAAAGAGGGGATATTTATGGAGTGATTGGGTATAGCGGAGCCGGAAAAAGTACTCTTCTCAGAATGGTCAATGCCTTGGAAGTGCCGACGACAGGAAAAGTGATGGTCAAAGAAAAAGAATTAGGTGCTTTATCCAACCATGAACTTTCACAGGTGAAGAAAAACATCAGTATGATATTCCAACATTTCAATCTGCTGGAGTCTAAAACGGTTTTCGATAATATTGCCATCCCCCTTATTTTAAATAAAGTGACCAAAAAAGAAATCCAGAATCGGGTCGCTGAACTTTTAGATTTTGTTGGATTATCCGACAAGAAAAACAGCTATCCAAGCCAATTATCCGGTGGACAAAAACAGCGGGTTGGGATTGCCCGAGCATTGGTCACGAACCCGGAAATTCTGTTATGTGATGAAGCTACGTCGGCACTGGATCCGAAAACGACTGTTTCCATCTTGGAATTATTGAAACGGATCAATGAAGAATTTCATATTACTATTCTCGTTGTCACCCACGAGATGGAAGTAATCCGTGAAATCTGCAATAAAGTTGCGGTTATGGAACAAGGCCAAGTGATTGAATCCGGAAATGTTATTGATGTTTTTGGAAACCCGCAAGATCGTACAACGAAGGAATTTGTAAAGACCGTGATTCACGATGAGATGCCCCAAAGTATCGCACAAGAGCTCCGGCAATCGACGAGGAATAAGAGGGTGTACCAATTTAAATTCTTTGGAAAAACAACGACGAATTCCCTATTATACGAGCTTGCTAAAAAGTTTGATGTCGAATCCAATGTTGTTTTTGCCAATGTGACAGAACTTCAAGGGACAACGTTAGGGATTTTTACAGTGGCGTTTTTTGGAGAAGACACGGAAATTGACCGTGTATATCAATACGTGAAAGAAAAGGATATTCCTGTACAAGAGGTGAGGCTATGA
- a CDS encoding M20 metallopeptidase family protein has translation MVVNSGISNQINEKLSESFEEMVDWRRHMHQHPELSFQEEKTAHYIQEKLISFGLQVKTHIGGFGLIGILEGEKPGKTVALRADFDALPIQDEKEAPYKSQNSGVMHACGHDGHTAALLGTAKALSEFRQHLKGTVVFLFQPAEETPPGGAKSMVEDGVLEGVDYVFGAHLDSQAPIGTVSVGSGYQMAAVDKFSICIQGQGGHGARPHDTVDAIVIASDVVNALQKVVSRHVDPLQSAVVTIGVLQAGSAFNIIADKATLEGTVRTFDAAIRKQIEKQIQRIVEGVTSAFGASYTIDYLNGYPALYNHPKETETVRNLLKAAFTEKQVVEMQPSMGAEDFSYFLLKKPGTYFRVGSHNENSSTQFPHHHPKFDFDERALLNIGKSFISIVAHYLVD, from the coding sequence ATGGTAGTGAATAGCGGGATATCGAATCAAATCAATGAGAAATTATCGGAGAGCTTCGAAGAGATGGTGGATTGGAGACGGCATATGCATCAGCATCCGGAGCTGTCCTTCCAAGAGGAGAAGACTGCCCATTATATTCAGGAAAAACTAATCAGCTTTGGATTGCAGGTCAAGACACATATTGGCGGGTTTGGTCTAATAGGTATTCTAGAAGGGGAGAAACCTGGAAAGACGGTTGCCTTGCGGGCGGATTTCGATGCCTTGCCTATTCAAGATGAAAAGGAAGCCCCTTATAAATCGCAAAATTCGGGAGTGATGCATGCGTGTGGGCACGATGGTCATACTGCTGCCTTGCTGGGAACTGCAAAAGCATTAAGTGAGTTTCGTCAACATTTGAAAGGAACAGTGGTTTTCCTCTTTCAACCGGCAGAAGAGACACCGCCCGGGGGAGCTAAGTCCATGGTGGAGGATGGCGTTTTGGAAGGAGTTGACTACGTATTCGGCGCTCACTTGGATTCGCAGGCTCCAATTGGCACAGTATCGGTCGGATCAGGATATCAAATGGCGGCAGTCGATAAATTTTCGATTTGTATTCAAGGCCAAGGCGGGCACGGGGCCAGACCACATGACACAGTAGACGCGATCGTGATTGCAAGCGATGTCGTCAATGCCTTGCAGAAAGTTGTAAGCCGTCATGTAGACCCTCTGCAATCCGCGGTTGTGACCATTGGCGTGCTACAGGCTGGGAGTGCATTCAATATCATTGCCGATAAAGCGACGCTCGAAGGAACAGTCCGCACCTTTGACGCAGCTATTCGCAAACAAATAGAAAAACAGATTCAACGTATCGTCGAAGGGGTTACTTCTGCATTTGGTGCTTCTTATACCATTGACTATTTGAATGGTTATCCGGCTTTATACAATCATCCGAAAGAAACGGAAACCGTTCGAAATTTGCTGAAGGCTGCTTTTACGGAAAAACAGGTAGTAGAAATGCAACCTTCCATGGGAGCGGAGGATTTCTCTTACTTTTTACTAAAGAAGCCCGGAACTTATTTTAGAGTCGGCTCCCATAATGAAAATAGTTCCACTCAATTCCCGCACCACCATCCGAAATTCGATTTTGACGAAAGAGCATTATTGAATATAGGAAAATCTTTTATATCGATAGTGGCTCACTATTTGGTTGATTAA
- the splB gene encoding spore photoproduct lyase — translation MKQPFMPQLVYFEPNALDYPLGKELKEKFEKLGIEIRYTTSHNQVRNLPGETDLQKYRIAKSTLVVGIRKTLKFDTSKPSAEYAIPFATGCMGHCHYCYLQTTMGAKPYIRTYVNVEEILEAADQYIEERAPDITRFEAACTSDIVGIDHLTHTLKRAINHFGQTELGRLRFVTKFHYVDHLLDAEHNGHTRFRFSVNADYVIKNFEPGTSPLDKRIEAAGKVARAGYPLGFIVAPIYLHEGWQEGYYHLFERLDAELPQDARDDITFEFIQHRFTKPAKKVIEKNYPKTKLELDESKRRYKWGKYGIGKYIYQKNEEDEIKERLEAYLEEFFPAAKLEYFT, via the coding sequence ATGAAACAACCTTTCATGCCCCAGTTAGTCTATTTTGAGCCGAATGCGCTGGACTATCCACTTGGGAAGGAACTGAAGGAGAAATTCGAGAAGCTGGGGATCGAAATCCGTTACACCACTTCGCATAATCAAGTCCGGAATTTGCCGGGGGAAACGGATCTTCAAAAGTACCGGATCGCAAAGTCGACGTTAGTCGTCGGAATCCGGAAAACGTTAAAGTTTGATACGTCCAAGCCATCCGCCGAATACGCCATCCCCTTCGCGACGGGGTGCATGGGCCATTGCCATTACTGTTATTTGCAGACGACGATGGGGGCCAAACCGTATATCCGGACGTATGTGAATGTCGAGGAGATCTTGGAGGCGGCGGATCAGTATATCGAGGAACGTGCTCCGGACATTACCCGGTTCGAAGCAGCATGTACGTCGGATATCGTTGGAATCGATCATCTGACACATACTTTGAAAAGAGCGATCAATCATTTCGGCCAGACGGAATTGGGCCGGTTGCGCTTCGTAACGAAATTCCATTATGTCGACCATTTACTCGATGCCGAGCATAACGGCCATACCCGCTTCCGATTCAGTGTCAATGCCGATTATGTCATCAAGAACTTCGAACCGGGCACGTCACCTCTGGACAAACGGATCGAGGCGGCAGGAAAAGTGGCACGTGCCGGGTATCCGCTCGGGTTCATCGTCGCACCGATCTATCTCCACGAAGGATGGCAGGAAGGGTATTATCATTTATTTGAACGGCTTGATGCGGAATTGCCTCAGGATGCGCGGGACGATATTACATTTGAATTCATCCAGCATCGGTTCACGAAGCCCGCTAAAAAGGTAATTGAAAAAAACTATCCGAAGACGAAGCTGGAATTGGATGAATCGAAAAGGCGCTATAAATGGGGCAAATACGGCATCGGGAAATATATTTATCAAAAAAATGAAGAGGATGAAATAAAAGAGCGGTTGGAGGCGTATTTGGAGGAGTTTTTCCCTGCTGCGAAGCTGGAATATTTCACCTGA
- a CDS encoding alpha/beta hydrolase, with product MKRKGWGRLIGALVGILLVGMIAASFFFYDLAIKRGPKEYLQGNTDLEVSDKAMDVFLNGDWKQWVAVQPFEQLHMQSRDGLELSGYFLPAAVPTDKLVILTHGYLGNAKQMGLFGQFYHDTLQFNIFMPDARGHGKSGGDYYGFGWPDRLDLIDWTNLLVQKLGTDTEVVYHGLSMGAATVLMTSGEDDLPEQLEAIIADSPYASVYDLFAYQMKRMFHLPAFPVLDSTSVVTKMRAGYSLREANALREVAKTDVPILYIHGKGDTFVPTEMSENLYRHTRSESEIFLVDLANHGESYVLEKGVYQLKVRNFLSSHLNEDLPKLANQE from the coding sequence ATGAAACGAAAAGGCTGGGGTCGGTTGATCGGGGCGTTGGTGGGGATTTTGCTTGTGGGAATGATAGCCGCCAGTTTCTTTTTTTATGATTTGGCGATTAAGCGAGGGCCGAAAGAATACTTGCAGGGGAATACCGATTTGGAAGTTTCCGATAAGGCGATGGATGTGTTTTTGAATGGCGATTGGAAACAGTGGGTCGCAGTTCAACCATTCGAGCAACTGCATATGCAATCGAGGGACGGCTTGGAGCTATCCGGTTATTTTTTGCCGGCAGCTGTGCCGACCGATAAGTTAGTCATCTTGACGCATGGGTATTTGGGGAATGCAAAGCAAATGGGCCTGTTCGGCCAGTTTTATCATGATACATTACAGTTCAATATTTTCATGCCGGATGCACGCGGGCATGGCAAGAGCGGTGGAGATTATTACGGCTTTGGCTGGCCGGATCGACTGGACTTGATCGACTGGACGAATCTGTTAGTGCAAAAGCTTGGAACCGATACCGAAGTGGTCTACCATGGATTGTCGATGGGTGCGGCAACGGTGCTGATGACGAGCGGGGAAGATGATTTACCGGAACAGCTGGAAGCGATCATCGCGGACAGTCCATATGCGTCGGTATATGATCTCTTTGCTTATCAGATGAAGCGGATGTTTCACCTTCCGGCATTTCCTGTATTGGATAGCACGAGTGTCGTGACGAAGATGCGGGCGGGTTATTCGCTCCGGGAAGCGAACGCGTTGCGGGAAGTGGCGAAAACGGATGTTCCGATTTTGTATATCCATGGAAAGGGCGATACGTTTGTGCCCACGGAGATGTCGGAAAATCTATATCGCCATACGCGAAGCGAATCGGAAATCTTCTTGGTCGATCTCGCCAATCATGGGGAGTCCTATGTATTGGAAAAGGGAGTCTATCAGTTGAAGGTCCGTAATTTCCTGTCTTCACATTTGAATGAGGACTTACCGAAATTGGCCAACCAAGAGTAA